One genomic segment of Alkalimarinus alittae includes these proteins:
- a CDS encoding DUF4124 domain-containing protein: MNFIKTSIFITALVAAHPTLHAEVYKSVNEAGVIEYSDQPREGAEKIKVKNPQSITLPKGADVFSTQNSAIDTRTSSSTAYQSITITQPANDSAFNSGNGQVSISSETMPALQANHSIQLVMDGTPYNSNQSGSFSLSNVDRGTHQLQVNIIDSTGETIISSDITSFTLHRPQVPRKAPKSN, from the coding sequence ATGAATTTTATTAAAACGAGTATATTTATCACTGCCTTGGTTGCTGCTCATCCAACCCTGCACGCTGAAGTGTATAAGTCAGTTAATGAAGCGGGCGTTATTGAATATAGCGACCAACCGCGTGAGGGTGCTGAGAAAATTAAAGTTAAAAACCCGCAAAGTATTACCTTACCTAAAGGGGCCGATGTATTTTCAACACAAAATTCTGCAATAGATACACGCACTAGCAGCAGTACGGCTTACCAAAGCATTACGATCACGCAACCTGCTAATGATAGCGCCTTTAACTCTGGCAACGGTCAAGTTTCCATTTCATCAGAAACAATGCCGGCACTTCAAGCCAATCACTCGATTCAACTAGTCATGGATGGTACGCCCTACAACAGCAACCAAAGTGGCAGTTTTAGTTTATCGAATGTCGACCGGGGAACCCACCAGCTACAAGTGAACATCATTGACAGTACCGGCGAGACAATTATCAGCAGCGATATTACCTCGTTCACGCTTCACCGCCCACAGGTACCAAGAAAAGCACCTAAGTCTAACTAA
- the glnG gene encoding nitrogen regulation protein NR(I), with amino-acid sequence MSGTPNVWIIDDDRSIRWVLEKALGQETLDIKSFESGDGILNRLEKEIPDAIISDIRMPGIDGLELLGEINTLHPEIPVIIMTAHSDLDSAVSSYQSGAFEYLPKPFDVDEAVALVKRAVIHSQEQQAQKLEKSTESLLQATEIIGEAPAMQEVFRAIGRLSQSNITVLINGESGSGKELVAKALHQHSPRSGKEFIALNMAAIPKDLIESELFGHEKGSFTGAGGMRQGRFEQANGGTLFLDEIGDMPADTQTRLLRVLADGEFYRIGGANAVKVDVRIIAATHQNLEKLVQEGSFREDLFHRLNVIRIHLPKLSERREDIPRLTSHFLNKAAKELAVSPKILREETAEYLSCLPWPGNVRQLENTCRWLTVMASGREIHITDLPPELLDQDEASPIGATWQEGLHNWAEQELKRGKQGILDTALPEFEKIMIESALKHTAGRRRDASILLGWGRNTLTRKIKELGMDSEGDED; translated from the coding sequence ATGAGCGGTACACCAAATGTATGGATTATTGATGATGATCGATCAATTCGCTGGGTGCTAGAAAAGGCTTTAGGGCAGGAGACACTCGATATTAAGTCTTTTGAAAGCGGTGACGGCATTCTTAATAGACTAGAAAAAGAAATACCAGATGCCATTATTAGCGACATACGCATGCCCGGAATCGACGGTCTTGAGTTACTAGGCGAAATCAACACACTACACCCTGAGATTCCGGTCATCATTATGACCGCTCACTCAGACCTTGATAGTGCCGTTTCGTCTTATCAAAGTGGCGCATTTGAATACTTACCAAAGCCCTTTGACGTAGATGAAGCCGTTGCATTAGTTAAACGCGCTGTAATTCACTCCCAAGAGCAACAAGCCCAAAAACTTGAAAAATCTACAGAATCGCTTCTTCAGGCAACCGAGATTATTGGTGAAGCACCCGCCATGCAGGAAGTTTTTAGAGCCATTGGGCGCTTGTCACAATCTAATATCACGGTTCTCATTAACGGTGAATCAGGTTCAGGTAAAGAGTTGGTTGCCAAGGCACTGCATCAGCATAGCCCTCGCTCAGGTAAAGAATTTATCGCACTCAATATGGCCGCGATTCCAAAAGACCTGATTGAGTCAGAGCTTTTTGGTCATGAAAAAGGGTCATTTACCGGTGCAGGCGGTATGCGGCAAGGGCGGTTCGAACAAGCCAATGGCGGCACGCTCTTTCTCGATGAGATAGGCGATATGCCTGCAGATACTCAAACCCGCTTATTAAGAGTGTTAGCTGATGGTGAGTTTTATCGTATCGGTGGCGCAAATGCAGTTAAAGTGGACGTGCGAATCATTGCAGCGACCCACCAGAACCTTGAAAAATTAGTACAAGAAGGGTCGTTTCGAGAAGATTTATTTCACCGTCTCAATGTTATTCGGATCCACCTTCCTAAACTCTCTGAACGGCGAGAAGACATACCTCGATTGACGAGTCACTTTTTGAACAAGGCCGCAAAAGAATTGGCGGTATCTCCTAAAATATTACGTGAAGAGACCGCAGAGTACCTCAGCTGCCTCCCATGGCCAGGAAATGTAAGGCAGCTCGAAAACACCTGTCGATGGCTTACCGTTATGGCGAGTGGGCGTGAGATTCATATTACCGACCTACCACCAGAGTTACTCGACCAAGATGAAGCCTCCCCTATTGGGGCTACTTGGCAAGAAGGACTACATAACTGGGCAGAACAGGAATTAAAGCGCGGTAAGCAGGGTATTTTAGATACGGCACTGCCTGAATTTGAAAAAATAATGATTGAGTCAGCTCTCAAACATACTGCAGGGCGTAGAAGAGATGCGTCCATTTTGTTGGGATGGGGGCGGAATACATTGACTCGTAAAATTAAAGAGTTAGGAATGGATTCTGAAGGAGATGAGGATTAG
- the typA gene encoding translational GTPase TypA, giving the protein MIQNLRNIAIIAHVDHGKTTLVDKLLSQSGTLERKDEGSERIMDSNDQERERGITILAKNTAISWNDYRINIVDTPGHADFGGEVERVLSMVDSVLLLVDAVDGPMPQTRFVTAKAFEKGLRPIVVINKIDRPGARPDWVMDQVFELFDNLGATDEQLDFPIIYASALNGIAGLDPEEMAEDMTPLYQMITEQVPAPDVDPEGTFQMQVSALAYDSYVGVIGVGRITRGTLAPNQQVIVKSANGDERKGKVLNVKGYLGLEQVETQLAGAGDIVCINGIDGLSISDTLCDPECVEALPALSVDEPTVSMTFIVNDSPFAGKEGKFVTTRNIKDRLDQELIHNVALRVAQGDTPDKFIVSGRGELHLSVLIETMRREGFEMGVSRPEVVQKQVGDEIHEPFEQVVIDVEEEHQGSIMEELGLRKGELTNMEPDGKGRVRLEFIIPSRGLIGFRGTFLTLTSGSGIMTSIFDHYGPVKQGESFSRQNGVLISMVKGKTAAYALFNIQARGRLFLGHAIDVYEGQIIGIHSRSNDLVVNPIKGKQLTNVRASGTDEALTLVPPIKHTLEQALEFIEDDELVEVTPLSIRLRKKLLTENERKRAK; this is encoded by the coding sequence GTGATTCAGAACCTACGTAACATCGCAATCATCGCTCACGTTGACCATGGTAAAACAACGTTAGTTGATAAACTTTTGAGCCAGTCCGGCACCCTTGAGCGCAAAGACGAAGGTTCAGAGCGCATCATGGACTCTAATGATCAGGAAAGAGAACGCGGAATTACCATCCTGGCAAAAAACACAGCAATCAGCTGGAATGATTACCGTATAAACATTGTTGATACCCCTGGACACGCCGATTTTGGTGGTGAAGTAGAGCGTGTATTGTCGATGGTTGACTCTGTACTACTATTGGTTGACGCGGTTGATGGTCCAATGCCTCAAACACGCTTTGTTACAGCAAAAGCGTTTGAGAAAGGTTTACGCCCAATTGTTGTTATTAACAAAATAGATCGCCCAGGTGCACGTCCTGATTGGGTTATGGATCAAGTTTTTGAATTGTTTGATAATCTCGGCGCAACTGACGAGCAGTTAGATTTCCCAATTATTTATGCGTCTGCTTTAAACGGTATTGCGGGTCTTGACCCTGAAGAGATGGCTGAAGATATGACGCCTCTTTACCAAATGATCACCGAGCAAGTGCCGGCCCCTGATGTTGATCCTGAGGGGACCTTTCAGATGCAGGTTTCTGCTTTGGCGTATGATAGCTATGTGGGTGTTATCGGAGTTGGCCGTATCACTAGGGGTACGCTTGCGCCAAACCAGCAGGTAATTGTTAAAAGTGCAAATGGTGACGAGCGTAAAGGTAAGGTTCTTAACGTTAAAGGTTACTTGGGTCTTGAGCAGGTGGAGACTCAGTTAGCGGGTGCAGGCGATATCGTTTGTATCAACGGTATTGATGGCCTAAGTATTTCAGACACGCTTTGTGATCCTGAGTGCGTTGAAGCATTGCCAGCCCTAAGTGTTGATGAGCCTACAGTAAGCATGACGTTTATTGTTAACGATTCACCGTTTGCGGGTAAAGAAGGTAAGTTTGTTACGACTCGTAATATTAAAGACCGTCTAGACCAAGAGCTTATTCATAACGTTGCATTGCGTGTGGCGCAGGGTGACACGCCTGATAAGTTTATCGTATCAGGTCGTGGCGAATTACACCTTTCTGTATTGATCGAAACCATGCGTCGTGAAGGCTTTGAGATGGGTGTTTCACGTCCAGAGGTTGTGCAAAAGCAGGTGGGCGATGAGATTCATGAGCCGTTTGAGCAGGTTGTAATTGATGTAGAAGAAGAGCATCAAGGCTCAATCATGGAAGAGTTAGGTTTGCGTAAAGGCGAGCTAACCAATATGGAACCGGATGGTAAAGGTCGTGTTCGCTTGGAGTTTATTATTCCTTCAAGAGGTTTAATTGGCTTCCGTGGTACATTCTTGACCCTTACTTCGGGCTCAGGGATTATGACCAGTATTTTTGATCACTACGGTCCTGTTAAGCAGGGTGAGTCGTTTAGTCGCCAGAACGGTGTTCTAATCAGCATGGTTAAAGGTAAAACAGCCGCTTACGCATTGTTCAATATTCAGGCGCGAGGACGTTTGTTCCTGGGTCATGCGATTGATGTGTACGAAGGTCAAATTATCGGTATTCATTCACGATCTAACGACCTTGTGGTTAACCCGATCAAAGGTAAGCAGTTAACAAACGTAAGAGCTTCAGGTACCGATGAGGCACTAACACTAGTACCACCTATCAAGCACACGCTTGAGCAGGCGCTAGAATTTATCGAAGATGATGAATTGGTAGAAGTAACACCGCTTAGTATTCGTCTACGTAAGAAATTGCTGACAGAGAACGAGCGAAAGCGCGCAAAGTAA
- the glnL gene encoding nitrogen regulation protein NR(II) has protein sequence MLTSNFHKSLLENLSTAVILLDQQLKAVYINPSAEVLLEVSGKRTSGSYVRDLFTETPDSSETLKHSLAAGHSYTKRETEFLLHNGNKITVDYSASPVNGVFPPVVLIEIQPRDRLIRISREEELLSNQEATRILIRGMAHEIKNPLGGIRGSAQLLERELKDPSLHEYTQIIIEESDRLRNLVDRMLGPNKVSKLEPTNIHEVLERVYNLINVEAKGQVRLIRDYDPSIPEFQGDKEQLIQAFLNIARNAMQALTQQTGRQSLGNIVFKTRPLRQFTIGHTRHRLVLRVDIIDDGPGVPESLVQNIFYPMVSGRAEGTGLGLSITQGIIGQHHGLVECESEPGKTNFIIFIPLENKLELKR, from the coding sequence ATGCTAACGAGCAATTTTCACAAAAGCCTGCTTGAAAACCTTTCAACAGCAGTCATTCTTTTAGACCAGCAACTGAAAGCGGTTTATATCAACCCGTCTGCAGAAGTGCTACTAGAAGTCAGTGGCAAACGAACCAGCGGTTCTTATGTTCGAGATTTATTCACTGAAACCCCAGACAGCAGTGAAACACTAAAGCATTCGTTAGCCGCAGGGCACTCTTACACAAAGCGTGAAACTGAGTTTTTACTACATAACGGCAATAAAATAACCGTTGATTACTCAGCCTCGCCTGTAAACGGTGTATTTCCGCCCGTTGTGTTAATTGAGATTCAACCCAGAGACCGCCTTATTCGAATTAGTCGCGAAGAAGAATTGCTTTCTAATCAAGAAGCGACACGAATTCTTATAAGAGGTATGGCTCACGAGATTAAAAACCCTCTAGGGGGCATTAGAGGGTCGGCCCAGCTATTAGAGCGGGAATTGAAAGATCCATCCCTTCATGAATACACTCAAATCATTATCGAAGAGTCTGACCGTCTCAGAAACCTAGTTGACCGCATGCTCGGCCCCAATAAAGTATCTAAGCTTGAACCCACTAATATTCATGAAGTATTGGAGCGAGTTTATAACCTGATTAATGTCGAAGCGAAAGGTCAGGTGCGACTTATTCGCGACTACGACCCTAGCATCCCAGAGTTTCAAGGGGATAAAGAACAGCTCATTCAGGCATTTTTGAACATTGCTCGAAACGCTATGCAAGCGTTAACACAGCAAACAGGTAGACAGAGCCTAGGGAACATTGTTTTTAAAACACGCCCATTACGACAGTTCACCATTGGTCATACGCGACATAGGTTAGTGCTGCGTGTCGACATTATTGATGATGGTCCTGGAGTCCCCGAAAGCTTAGTTCAGAACATATTCTACCCCATGGTGAGCGGGCGTGCAGAAGGCACCGGATTAGGGCTTTCGATTACCCAAGGTATTATCGGCCAACATCACGGTTTGGTTGAATGCGAAAGTGAACCTGGAAAAACAAATTTTATCATTTTTATCCCTTTAGAAAACAAGTTGGAGCTTAAGCGATGA
- a CDS encoding porin has translation MKKTLIASAVAAAALSTSAFAEEYADKLDARLALMPTVYGNIQLAWAHTDMDPGNSETTGLVDNGSTIGFKHSHEISPGLTGFIKAELEFDADDKAGNGGLNAFDEAYIGVKGDFGKVWVGSDDSVYEQNIDYVVNFFEYAEYNIGGSYSTGEGDLVQYVSPSMGGFSAFGAVQINSNEVQGSAYPYQLGVSYAVDAVTVALAMDSNDGSTAYSKGAACVTAPDTVVLGVVVPGVETCSASDVNNENTYGLRIAYEMDNVMVSGEYQTRSDVQNQFGLIGVYTMGANQFALAYEWMESDAPGSKDEDSTVSLQALHNLSDNMYVYTEAYFSNKDDGTNDQDIAQLVLGATYVF, from the coding sequence ATGAAAAAGACACTGATTGCTTCAGCGGTTGCGGCAGCAGCACTATCTACCTCGGCGTTTGCTGAGGAATATGCAGATAAACTGGATGCAAGGCTAGCTCTTATGCCTACCGTATACGGTAATATTCAGCTGGCTTGGGCGCATACTGATATGGATCCAGGTAATAGTGAGACTACTGGATTAGTAGATAACGGTTCTACTATTGGTTTTAAACACAGTCATGAGATTTCACCAGGACTTACAGGTTTCATTAAAGCTGAATTAGAGTTTGATGCGGATGATAAGGCTGGTAACGGCGGACTAAATGCTTTTGATGAAGCATATATTGGTGTGAAGGGCGACTTTGGTAAAGTGTGGGTTGGTTCTGATGATTCTGTGTATGAGCAGAATATTGACTACGTTGTAAACTTCTTTGAGTATGCGGAATATAATATTGGCGGTAGCTATAGCACTGGTGAAGGCGACTTGGTTCAGTATGTGTCTCCGTCGATGGGTGGTTTTAGTGCCTTTGGTGCTGTGCAGATTAACTCTAATGAGGTTCAGGGTTCTGCTTACCCATATCAGTTAGGTGTTTCATATGCAGTGGATGCTGTAACTGTTGCATTGGCGATGGATTCGAATGATGGAAGTACTGCTTACTCAAAGGGAGCTGCATGTGTTACAGCTCCCGACACTGTAGTTCTTGGCGTTGTTGTTCCTGGTGTTGAGACTTGCAGTGCTTCCGACGTGAATAACGAGAATACTTATGGTCTTCGCATAGCTTACGAAATGGACAATGTGATGGTGTCAGGTGAATACCAGACTCGTTCTGATGTTCAAAACCAATTTGGCCTAATTGGTGTTTATACAATGGGTGCTAACCAGTTCGCATTGGCGTATGAGTGGATGGAAAGTGATGCGCCGGGAAGTAAAGATGAAGATAGTACGGTAAGCCTGCAAGCGCTTCATAACTTATCTGATAATATGTATGTTTATACTGAAGCTTATTTCTCAAATAAGGACGACGGTACAAATGACCAAGATATCGCTCAGTTAGTGCTTGGTGCAACATACGTATTCTAA
- the dtd gene encoding D-aminoacyl-tRNA deacylase, translated as MKGLIQRVSEASVKVDGRVKGKIDRGILLLLGVEKVDTPQSADRLLKKVLAYRIFDDESGKMNLSLKDVGGALLIVSQFTLVADTKKGLRPGFSLGASPDVGLALYDYFVKQARLMHLNIETGCYGADMKVSLVNDGPVTFMLES; from the coding sequence TTGAAAGGATTAATTCAAAGAGTGTCAGAGGCGTCTGTTAAGGTTGATGGGCGTGTGAAAGGTAAAATCGACAGAGGTATTCTTCTGTTGTTAGGGGTAGAAAAAGTTGACACACCGCAATCGGCAGATCGCCTACTCAAAAAAGTACTTGCCTATCGTATATTTGATGATGAATCAGGGAAGATGAATTTGAGCCTTAAGGACGTTGGAGGCGCACTTCTTATTGTTTCTCAATTTACACTTGTAGCGGACACCAAGAAAGGTCTGCGTCCAGGGTTTTCATTAGGGGCCTCGCCTGATGTTGGGTTGGCGTTATATGACTATTTTGTAAAGCAGGCACGCTTAATGCATTTAAATATCGAGACGGGATGCTACGGGGCTGATATGAAAGTCTCATTGGTTAATGATGGGCCTGTTACATTTATGCTAGAGAGTTAG
- the glnA gene encoding glutamate--ammonia ligase — translation MSENTLNLIKEHDVKWVDLRFTDTRGKEQHLSLPIREISEEFFEDGKMFDGSSIAGWKGINESDMILMPDDETAVIDPFTEDTTLNLRCDIVEPTTMQGYERDPRSVGRRAEEYLKSTGIGDSALFGPEPEFFVFDDVKWKTDMNGAMYSINSEEAAWVSHEDIEGGNTGHRPGVKGGYFPVPPVDSLHDLRAAMCSAMDAMGLVIEVHHHEVGTAGQCEIGVGPNTLVKKADEVQILKYCVHNVAHAYGKTATFMPKPVVGDNGSGMHVHQSISKDGVNLMAGDSYAGLSDLALFYIGGIIKHAKTINAFTNASTNSYKRLVPGYEAPVMLAYSARNRSASIRIPFVNSAKARRIEVRFPDPTGNPYLAFAAMLMAGLDGIQNKIHPGDAMDKDLYDLPAEEAAEIPTVAATLEEALDCLEADHEFLTKGGVFSEDMIQGYLDLKREEVERLNMTTHPIEFDMYYSL, via the coding sequence ATGTCAGAGAACACTCTGAACCTCATTAAAGAACACGACGTAAAATGGGTCGACCTTCGTTTCACTGATACTCGAGGAAAAGAACAGCATTTATCGCTTCCTATTCGCGAAATTAGCGAAGAATTCTTTGAAGACGGAAAAATGTTTGACGGTTCATCTATTGCTGGCTGGAAAGGCATTAACGAGTCAGACATGATTTTGATGCCAGACGACGAAACAGCCGTTATCGATCCGTTTACCGAAGATACTACGCTTAACTTGCGTTGCGACATTGTTGAGCCTACCACTATGCAAGGCTACGAGCGTGATCCTCGCTCTGTTGGTCGTCGCGCAGAAGAATATTTAAAATCTACTGGCATCGGCGATTCAGCACTATTCGGCCCTGAGCCAGAGTTTTTCGTATTTGACGATGTTAAATGGAAAACAGACATGAATGGAGCGATGTACTCCATTAACTCTGAAGAAGCCGCATGGGTTTCTCATGAAGATATCGAAGGTGGCAACACAGGTCACCGTCCCGGTGTTAAAGGCGGTTACTTCCCTGTTCCTCCAGTAGATTCATTGCACGACCTTCGTGCGGCTATGTGTTCTGCGATGGACGCAATGGGCTTAGTGATTGAAGTACACCACCACGAAGTAGGTACTGCTGGACAATGTGAAATCGGTGTTGGACCTAACACATTGGTTAAGAAAGCTGATGAAGTTCAGATTCTTAAATACTGTGTACACAACGTTGCACACGCATACGGTAAAACCGCGACATTTATGCCTAAGCCTGTTGTTGGCGATAATGGTTCTGGCATGCACGTCCACCAGTCTATCTCTAAAGATGGCGTTAACTTAATGGCTGGCGACAGCTATGCAGGTCTATCTGACTTAGCATTGTTCTACATTGGCGGTATTATCAAGCACGCCAAGACAATCAACGCATTCACCAACGCGTCTACCAACTCTTATAAGCGTTTAGTACCTGGATACGAAGCACCCGTTATGCTGGCTTACTCTGCGCGCAACCGTTCTGCCTCTATCCGCATTCCTTTTGTTAATAGTGCAAAAGCACGTCGTATCGAAGTTCGTTTCCCTGATCCAACAGGTAACCCGTACTTGGCATTCGCAGCCATGCTAATGGCTGGCCTTGACGGCATCCAGAACAAGATCCACCCCGGCGATGCAATGGATAAAGATTTATATGATCTTCCTGCAGAAGAAGCCGCAGAGATTCCTACCGTTGCTGCGACACTTGAAGAAGCACTCGATTGCTTAGAAGCAGATCATGAGTTCTTAACCAAAGGTGGCGTATTCTCTGAAGACATGATCCAGGGTTACCTTGACCTGAAGCGTGAAGAAGTTGAGCGCCTAAACATGACAACTCACCCTATTGAGTTTGACATGTACTACTCTTTGTAA
- the pip gene encoding prolyl aminopeptidase, with protein MLTLFPDLTPNETYRFLVSDVHDIYVEEAGNRQGIPIVIMHGGPGLGCGRYLRRFFDSERFRIIMIDQRGAGRSRPLGEVSENNTDLLVSDVELVRQKLGVDKWLVFGYGWGATLALLYAIRHPKVVVGMLLQGVMLGGKKDVDWLFKDGCNRVFPDGWEQFTTLLNTEECKDVFGAYSKRLNNDNELIQMQAAKSWAYWMARCSTLHPNQSVVDYYLNPHVAIALAKLQCHYLSNEGFQAETEILNGLKSLAGIPGVLVHGRYDLISPLSSALNLQRLWNGSEIHIIRDAGHSIVEPAIVDAILNSINQLIDKLGPDTA; from the coding sequence ATGTTGACGTTATTTCCTGATCTAACCCCTAATGAAACCTACCGTTTTTTAGTTTCAGATGTGCATGATATCTATGTTGAAGAGGCTGGAAACCGGCAAGGTATTCCTATCGTCATCATGCATGGTGGTCCGGGCTTGGGTTGCGGGCGTTACTTAAGGCGTTTTTTTGACTCTGAGCGCTTCAGAATTATTATGATTGATCAGCGCGGCGCAGGTCGTTCTCGCCCTCTTGGGGAGGTATCAGAGAACAATACTGATTTGCTTGTTTCTGATGTAGAGCTGGTGCGTCAGAAGCTAGGTGTGGATAAGTGGCTAGTATTTGGCTACGGTTGGGGGGCGACCCTCGCGTTGCTGTATGCAATTCGTCACCCTAAGGTAGTTGTAGGGATGCTACTGCAAGGTGTGATGCTAGGCGGTAAAAAAGACGTTGATTGGTTGTTTAAGGATGGTTGCAACCGGGTGTTTCCTGATGGGTGGGAGCAATTTACGACTCTACTCAACACCGAAGAATGCAAAGATGTGTTTGGCGCTTACTCAAAACGCTTAAATAACGATAACGAACTTATTCAGATGCAGGCAGCAAAGTCATGGGCTTATTGGATGGCGCGCTGCTCAACACTTCATCCAAATCAGTCAGTAGTTGATTACTATTTAAATCCTCATGTCGCAATCGCGCTTGCAAAACTTCAATGCCATTACCTATCAAACGAAGGCTTTCAGGCAGAAACTGAAATCTTAAATGGACTTAAGTCGTTGGCGGGTATTCCAGGGGTGCTTGTTCATGGCCGATACGATTTAATCTCGCCCTTAAGTAGTGCTCTAAACCTTCAAAGGCTCTGGAATGGTTCAGAAATCCATATTATTCGTGATGCGGGGCACTCAATAGTGGAGCCTGCCATAGTAGACGCTATACTAAATTCGATTAATCAATTAATTGATAAGCTTGGCCCTGACACCGCATAA
- a CDS encoding CYTH domain-containing protein, whose protein sequence is MAKEIELKLTALPEDIERVLPELVKTLRVVDLQETFLTNTYYDTSEALLNKSKVALRIREKGGRYIQTFKTKGKSVAGVHQRGEWEWYLASNKLDEMLLSAVEWPENVDVKNLAPYFSTNFKRTSGVINYKDSKIELAVDVGYIEAGGVRSPLSEIELEIIEGCVDSLFDVASEIAKILPVMLADVSKAEKGYRQRNQYLSNKFDYTFNCEGDYKAYIKNLIEENLARWIYWVDRASYKYEGCVLEEVKCALVMLKGVVSSYGCVDPLSVFRFSRLFDSELNRLNEIHKERVDEGQVVSRLLSSKETGVLAIELGRWLRNL, encoded by the coding sequence GTGGCAAAAGAAATAGAATTAAAGCTGACGGCTTTGCCGGAAGATATTGAAAGAGTGTTACCCGAACTCGTTAAAACGTTAAGGGTTGTAGATTTGCAGGAAACATTTTTAACAAATACCTACTACGACACGTCAGAGGCGTTATTAAATAAATCAAAAGTAGCGCTAAGAATTAGAGAGAAAGGTGGGCGTTATATTCAGACGTTTAAAACAAAAGGAAAAAGTGTAGCAGGCGTCCATCAGAGAGGGGAGTGGGAGTGGTATTTAGCCAGCAACAAGTTAGATGAGATGTTGTTGTCGGCTGTAGAGTGGCCAGAAAATGTTGATGTTAAAAATTTAGCACCCTACTTTAGTACAAACTTTAAGCGTACAAGTGGAGTTATAAATTATAAAGACTCAAAAATAGAGCTTGCGGTAGATGTTGGCTATATTGAAGCGGGTGGAGTTCGATCGCCTCTAAGTGAGATTGAGTTGGAAATAATTGAAGGCTGTGTTGATAGCTTGTTTGATGTAGCGTCGGAAATTGCAAAAATATTGCCGGTTATGTTGGCTGATGTGAGTAAGGCTGAAAAGGGTTATCGACAAAGGAATCAATATCTATCTAATAAGTTTGACTATACGTTTAACTGTGAGGGTGATTACAAGGCTTACATTAAAAACTTGATAGAAGAAAATTTGGCTCGGTGGATATATTGGGTGGATAGAGCGAGCTATAAGTATGAGGGTTGCGTACTGGAAGAGGTGAAGTGTGCATTGGTAATGCTAAAGGGGGTAGTGTCAAGCTATGGCTGTGTTGACCCTTTGAGTGTGTTTAGATTTTCAAGACTGTTTGATTCTGAGTTGAATCGTTTAAACGAGATTCACAAAGAGCGGGTGGATGAGGGGCAGGTTGTAAGTCGTCTGCTGTCATCAAAAGAAACAGGGGTTCTTGCCATAGAGTTGGGGCGTTGGCTGAGAAACCTTTAG